One Bradyrhizobium sp. CCGB12 genomic window carries:
- a CDS encoding response regulator transcription factor, with protein MSAADATILLVDDHSVVREGYRSVLQKQPGLRVVAEAADGAEAYRLYKSEAPDLVIMDLSMPGIGGIEAVRRIRQWDKAARILVFTMHENAGFAVQAIRAGARGYVTKTSPPETLVRAVKDVLAGKIAISPDIDHELALSRISGESSAADVLTPREFEVLRLLLAENTTEEIAETLHVSPKTVANLHSLIKDKLGVGSDIELVRLALRQGILTEVDLGEA; from the coding sequence ATGAGCGCGGCCGACGCGACCATCTTGCTGGTCGACGATCATTCCGTCGTCCGCGAGGGCTATCGCTCCGTGCTCCAGAAGCAGCCGGGCTTGCGCGTCGTCGCCGAGGCGGCCGACGGCGCGGAGGCCTATCGTCTGTACAAATCCGAGGCGCCGGACCTCGTCATCATGGACCTCAGCATGCCCGGCATCGGCGGCATCGAGGCGGTCAGACGCATCCGGCAATGGGACAAGGCCGCGCGGATCCTGGTCTTCACCATGCACGAGAATGCAGGCTTTGCCGTGCAGGCGATCCGCGCCGGTGCGAGAGGTTACGTCACCAAGACCAGTCCGCCCGAAACGCTGGTGCGGGCGGTGAAGGACGTGCTGGCCGGCAAGATCGCCATCAGCCCCGACATCGACCACGAGCTTGCGCTCAGCCGCATCAGCGGCGAGAGCTCGGCCGCCGACGTGCTGACGCCGCGCGAATTCGAGGTGCTGCGGCTGCTGCTCGCCGAGAACACGACGGAAGAGATCGCCGAGACGCTGCATGTCAGCCCGAAGACGGTGGCGAACCTGCACTCGCTGATCAAGGACAAGCTCGGCGTCGGCTCCGACATCGAGCTGGTGCGGCTGGCGCTGCGCCAGGGAATCTTGACCGAGGTCGATCTTGGCGAGGCCTGA
- a CDS encoding sensor histidine kinase, with the protein MWNRPRFDLKVRLTLLVAAISAACFAVISAYFLVTADRAAYARIDGIAAIVAKSLELQQGKVPWAASPRSDFPNLDPVSAYVMTPGLCLAFRGASGDILQRFCSGAPPPASPPPQLFAAFFRSLFDPGRKAARPVIVRGTKLGDVVVSVDPAVQTAEAWHEAGRLMIALAIALPLLCALVYAALARALRPTQLVRAGLERIAAGDLSTRLPPFDLAELSAIRDVFNHLAESLDIALAERSELTRKLIALQDEERRHLARELHDEFGQSLAAIRALAASARQTAAQDCPELLGECDGISRTATSMMETLRGALFRLRPPDVDELGLVASLEGLVSGWNGRSRGQTRFDIRFEGAFENVPASVSANLYRIVQEALTNAAKHAGATKVRLYLTMAESEIALAIEDDGRPSDAAGKSGMGLLGMRERVAALRGRLSFETRPNGSALRVFIPLTAADRQALEHAA; encoded by the coding sequence ATGTGGAATCGCCCGAGGTTCGATCTCAAGGTCCGTCTGACGCTGCTCGTGGCCGCAATATCGGCCGCCTGCTTCGCGGTGATCTCCGCCTATTTCCTTGTTACGGCCGACCGCGCCGCGTATGCGCGCATCGACGGTATCGCCGCCATCGTGGCGAAGTCGCTGGAGCTGCAACAAGGCAAGGTGCCGTGGGCGGCCAGCCCGCGCTCGGACTTTCCGAACCTCGATCCCGTGTCGGCCTATGTGATGACGCCCGGCCTGTGTCTGGCGTTCCGTGGCGCGAGCGGCGACATCCTCCAGCGCTTTTGTAGCGGCGCGCCGCCGCCGGCAAGCCCGCCGCCGCAGCTCTTTGCAGCGTTCTTTCGCAGCCTGTTCGACCCCGGGCGCAAGGCAGCACGGCCCGTGATCGTGCGCGGTACGAAGCTCGGCGACGTCGTGGTCTCGGTCGATCCGGCCGTGCAGACGGCGGAGGCATGGCACGAGGCCGGCCGCCTGATGATCGCGCTTGCGATCGCGCTGCCGTTGTTGTGCGCCCTGGTCTACGCCGCGCTGGCGCGCGCGCTGCGTCCGACGCAGCTCGTGCGCGCCGGCCTCGAGCGCATCGCCGCTGGCGACCTCTCGACGCGGCTGCCGCCGTTCGACCTCGCCGAGCTGTCGGCCATCCGCGACGTCTTCAACCACCTCGCCGAAAGCCTCGACATCGCGCTCGCCGAGCGCAGCGAGCTGACGCGGAAATTGATCGCGCTCCAGGACGAGGAGCGCCGCCATCTCGCGCGCGAGCTGCATGACGAGTTCGGCCAGTCGCTCGCCGCAATCCGCGCGCTCGCCGCCTCCGCCCGCCAGACTGCGGCGCAGGACTGCCCCGAATTGCTGGGAGAATGCGACGGCATTTCCCGGACCGCGACCAGCATGATGGAGACGCTGCGCGGCGCGCTGTTCCGGTTGCGGCCGCCCGACGTCGACGAGCTCGGCCTCGTTGCGAGCCTCGAAGGCCTGGTCTCGGGATGGAACGGCCGCAGCCGCGGCCAGACCCGTTTCGATATCCGGTTCGAGGGCGCCTTCGAGAACGTACCCGCCTCCGTCAGCGCCAACCTCTATCGCATCGTGCAGGAGGCGCTCACCAACGCCGCCAAGCACGCGGGTGCGACGAAGGTCAGGCTGTATCTGACGATGGCCGAAAGTGAGATCGCGCTTGCGATCGAGGACGACGGCCGGCCGAGCGACGCGGCAGGCAAATCCGGCATGGGCCTGCTTGGCATGCGCGAGCGCGTCGCCGCGCTTCGCGGCCGGCTGAGCTTCGAGACCCGTCCCAACGGCTCGGCGCTCCGCGTGTTCATTCCGCTCACGGCCGCCGATCGGCAGGCGCTGGAGCACGCGGCATGA
- a CDS encoding bifunctional 3-(3-hydroxy-phenyl)propionate/3-hydroxycinnamic acid hydroxylase encodes MQGKFVPEEFDVVIVGRGPVGATLANLLGLCGVRTLVLEREARTYHLPRAVHFDDECMRVFQTIGLADAILPQSILSPGMLFLDANGRMLLDWSRPQTVTPMGWNLSYRFHQPDLEDVLIGGLARWPHVTLRNRCDVFALDQDEAGVRVRYEDLSNGKLTEVRAGYVIGCDGARSLVRRFIGSGMDDLGFHERWLVIDVMLKRDRDDLGDYSLQHCDPRRPATYVRGTGTRRRWEITVLPHEDSQAVAQPAKVWELLSRWITPEDAEIERAAVYTFHSVIAQQWRNGRLLLAGDSAHQTPPFLGQGMCAGIRDAANLAWKLGAIIRDGAAPDLLDTYQSERLPHVREFIELAIRLGGVINTKAIEAGLAAGEARENAPVKLEVKKPLLGPGLALGDLPLAGHLAPQFELKDGRRSDDRIGYSHVLLVENTEMLSSRPAHSEAEIEILTSEDAEGIGDWLHEHGITAALVRPDRYVLGTARDDAELDRLVAAITPPTHVPSAA; translated from the coding sequence ATGCAAGGTAAATTCGTCCCCGAAGAGTTTGACGTCGTGATCGTCGGCCGCGGCCCGGTCGGCGCCACGCTGGCCAACCTGCTCGGCCTTTGCGGTGTGCGGACCCTGGTGCTGGAGCGCGAGGCGCGGACCTATCATCTGCCGCGCGCGGTGCATTTCGACGACGAGTGCATGCGCGTGTTTCAGACCATCGGCCTTGCCGACGCGATCCTGCCGCAAAGCATCCTCAGCCCCGGGATGCTCTTTCTCGACGCCAATGGCCGCATGCTGCTGGACTGGTCGCGCCCGCAGACGGTTACGCCGATGGGCTGGAATCTCAGCTACCGCTTCCACCAGCCCGACCTGGAGGATGTGCTAATCGGCGGCCTAGCGCGTTGGCCGCACGTCACCTTGCGCAACCGCTGCGATGTGTTCGCGCTCGATCAGGACGAGGCCGGGGTCCGTGTGCGCTACGAGGACCTCTCGAACGGGAAGCTGACTGAAGTTCGCGCCGGTTACGTGATCGGCTGCGATGGCGCGCGGTCCCTCGTTCGCCGCTTCATCGGCTCCGGCATGGACGATCTCGGCTTCCACGAGCGCTGGCTAGTGATCGACGTGATGCTCAAGCGCGACCGCGACGACCTCGGCGATTACAGCCTTCAACATTGCGATCCACGCCGGCCGGCGACCTATGTCCGCGGCACCGGCACGCGCCGCCGCTGGGAGATCACGGTACTCCCCCACGAAGATTCGCAAGCTGTCGCTCAGCCGGCAAAGGTCTGGGAGCTGCTGTCGCGATGGATCACGCCCGAGGATGCCGAGATCGAGCGCGCGGCGGTCTACACTTTTCATTCCGTGATCGCGCAGCAATGGCGGAACGGTCGGCTGCTGCTGGCGGGCGACTCCGCGCACCAAACCCCGCCCTTCCTCGGCCAGGGCATGTGCGCCGGCATCCGCGATGCCGCCAATCTTGCCTGGAAGCTCGGCGCCATCATCCGCGACGGGGCTGCGCCCGATCTGCTCGACACCTATCAGAGCGAGCGGCTGCCGCATGTGCGCGAATTCATCGAGCTCGCCATTCGCCTCGGCGGCGTGATCAACACCAAGGCGATCGAAGCTGGCCTTGCCGCCGGCGAAGCCCGCGAGAACGCGCCGGTGAAGCTGGAGGTGAAAAAGCCCCTGCTCGGCCCTGGGCTCGCGCTGGGCGATCTGCCCCTCGCCGGACATCTCGCACCGCAATTCGAGCTGAAGGACGGCCGCCGCAGTGACGACCGGATCGGCTACAGCCATGTGCTGCTGGTCGAGAACACGGAGATGCTCTCGTCGCGTCCGGCTCACTCAGAGGCGGAGATCGAGATCCTGACCAGCGAGGACGCCGAAGGCATCGGCGACTGGCTCCACGAGCACGGCATCACCGCCGCGCTGGTTCGCCCCGACCGTTATGTCCTCGGCACCGCCCGCGACGACGCAGAGCTTGATCGGCTCGTTGCCGCCATCACGCCTCCAACCCACGTGCCGTCCGCGGCCTGA
- a CDS encoding DNA-binding transcriptional regulator, whose protein sequence is MSKERTRNGQPRQSEGVRAIKRGLDVLHEVNRSGGIRAGDVARALDLPRPTVYRLLETLEELGYVARSASDDRFRVTRLALSLGDGYDPSVVICQAAAPFLAELSKTLVWPVDLSTYENAAMVVQETTHSRSPLSIDRGMIGKRLPMLRTSAGRAYLAACPARERDLIVSHLRRIDEADDRPFLAEGYLDRMIEETAARGYAIRSEGEYNPKTASIAVPIVRNGAVFGCISIIWIRSALGIDEAVAQFVGQLQETAAVIPVEV, encoded by the coding sequence GTGTCCAAGGAGCGGACGCGGAACGGACAGCCCCGGCAGTCGGAGGGCGTGCGCGCCATCAAGCGCGGGCTGGACGTGCTGCATGAGGTCAACCGCTCCGGCGGCATCCGCGCCGGCGACGTCGCCCGCGCGCTCGACCTGCCCCGCCCGACCGTCTACCGCCTGCTCGAAACGCTGGAGGAACTCGGCTACGTCGCCCGCAGCGCCAGTGACGACCGCTTTCGCGTGACCCGGCTCGCGCTGAGCCTCGGCGATGGCTACGACCCCAGCGTGGTGATCTGTCAGGCGGCGGCGCCTTTTCTCGCCGAATTGAGCAAGACCCTGGTCTGGCCGGTCGATCTCTCCACTTACGAGAACGCCGCGATGGTGGTTCAGGAGACCACTCACTCTCGCAGCCCGCTCTCGATCGATCGCGGCATGATCGGCAAGCGCCTGCCGATGCTGCGGACCTCCGCGGGCCGGGCCTATCTCGCCGCCTGCCCCGCGCGCGAGCGCGACCTCATCGTCAGTCATCTCCGCCGCATCGACGAGGCCGACGACCGACCGTTCCTTGCTGAAGGTTATCTCGATCGCATGATCGAAGAGACTGCTGCGCGGGGTTACGCCATCCGCAGCGAGGGCGAATACAATCCCAAGACGGCGTCGATTGCGGTGCCGATCGTGCGGAATGGCGCCGTGTTCGGCTGCATCTCGATCATCTGGATCCGGTCAGCGCTCGGGATTGATGAGGCGGTGGCGCAGTTCGTGGGCCAGCTTCAGGAGACGGCCGCGGTCATTCCGGTTGAGGTGTAG
- a CDS encoding MBL fold metallo-hydrolase produces the protein MLKTLLRASLVLLAFTAAASAEPIKVTLLGTGVPTPRPTSFSASTLVEAGSEKLLFDLGRGSTMQLYKLKIPLGAITANFITHLHSDHIVGLPDMWLTGWLATPWASRKGPMKLYGPKGTVAMTENLTKAFAADIRIRIDDEHLDPKAIEFNARDIEAGIVYDNNGVKVTAIEVNHGEKIKPSFGYVVEYGGHKVVLSGDTKYDERIAKAAEDADLLIHEVAVIEPELLIKNPVYKDIQAHHTSPEEAGRIFASAKPKLAVYSHIVFGTAKPAPDIPEEPLILRTRSAYKGPLLVGRDMMSFKIGDTVEAFGPDGAKLDP, from the coding sequence ATGCTCAAGACCCTTTTGCGGGCAAGCCTCGTGCTGCTCGCGTTCACGGCGGCAGCCTCGGCCGAACCGATCAAGGTGACGCTGCTCGGTACCGGCGTGCCGACGCCGCGGCCGACCAGCTTCAGCGCGTCGACGCTGGTGGAGGCGGGGAGCGAGAAATTGCTGTTCGATCTCGGGCGTGGCTCGACGATGCAACTCTACAAGCTGAAGATCCCGCTCGGCGCGATCACCGCGAATTTCATCACGCATCTGCATTCCGACCACATCGTGGGCCTTCCCGACATGTGGCTGACCGGCTGGCTCGCCACGCCATGGGCCTCGCGCAAGGGCCCGATGAAGCTCTATGGCCCCAAGGGCACCGTGGCGATGACGGAAAACCTGACCAAGGCATTCGCCGCCGACATCCGCATTCGCATCGACGACGAGCACCTCGACCCAAAGGCCATCGAATTCAACGCTAGGGATATCGAGGCCGGAATTGTGTACGACAACAACGGTGTGAAGGTCACCGCCATCGAAGTCAATCACGGCGAGAAGATCAAGCCGTCGTTCGGTTACGTCGTCGAGTATGGTGGCCACAAGGTCGTGCTGTCGGGCGACACCAAGTACGATGAGCGCATCGCGAAAGCGGCCGAGGACGCCGACCTGCTGATCCACGAGGTCGCGGTCATCGAGCCGGAGCTGCTGATCAAGAATCCCGTCTACAAGGACATCCAGGCGCACCACACCTCGCCGGAGGAGGCCGGCCGCATCTTTGCCTCGGCCAAGCCCAAGCTCGCCGTCTATTCCCATATCGTGTTCGGCACCGCAAAGCCGGCGCCCGACATTCCCGAGGAGCCGCTTATCCTGCGCACCCGCTCGGCCTACAAGGGGCCGTTGCTCGTCGGACGTGACATGATGTCGTTCAAGATCGGCGACACAGTCGAAGCGTTTGGGCCGGATGGCGCGAAACTCGATCCGTAA
- a CDS encoding fumarylacetoacetate hydrolase family protein: protein MKLLSFIANGRASFGAVKDNGVVDLGTRMGVCTTLRQLLETDRVAEAAKLIASAAPDHPLDKIIFAPVIPDPGKIICVGLNYRDHVAETGRTVTEKPALFVRFPCSQVGHLQPIVKPGVSDDFDYEGELALVIGKEGRHIRAGRALDHIAGYSCYNEGSIRDWQRHTSQFLSGKTFAESGSFGPWLVTVDEIPDPSKLTLQTRLNGAVVQDTTTDLLITAIPDLIAYISTICPLVPGDVIVTGTPGGVGAKRTPPLWMRPGDTVEVEISRIGTLRNKVIAEAA from the coding sequence ATGAAGCTGCTCTCTTTCATCGCCAACGGCCGCGCATCCTTCGGGGCCGTCAAGGACAACGGCGTCGTCGATCTCGGCACGCGCATGGGAGTCTGCACCACGCTGCGGCAGTTGCTCGAAACGGATCGCGTTGCCGAGGCGGCAAAGCTCATCGCGTCCGCAGCGCCGGATCATCCGCTCGACAAGATCATTTTTGCACCCGTCATCCCCGATCCCGGCAAGATCATCTGCGTCGGCCTGAACTACCGCGATCATGTCGCCGAGACCGGCCGCACAGTCACCGAGAAGCCGGCCCTGTTCGTGCGCTTCCCGTGCAGTCAGGTCGGCCATCTCCAACCCATCGTGAAGCCTGGGGTCAGCGACGATTTCGACTATGAGGGCGAGCTCGCGCTCGTCATTGGCAAGGAAGGCCGCCACATTCGGGCCGGCCGCGCGCTCGACCACATCGCGGGCTACTCCTGCTACAACGAAGGCAGCATCCGCGACTGGCAGCGCCACACCAGCCAGTTCCTCTCCGGCAAAACCTTTGCGGAAAGCGGCAGCTTCGGCCCATGGCTGGTGACCGTGGACGAAATACCCGATCCGTCAAAGCTCACCTTGCAGACACGTCTCAACGGCGCCGTCGTACAGGATACCACTACCGATCTCCTGATCACCGCCATTCCCGATCTGATCGCCTACATCTCGACGATCTGCCCGCTCGTCCCGGGCGACGTCATCGTCACGGGCACGCCGGGCGGCGTCGGCGCCAAGCGAACGCCGCCGCTGTGGATGCGCCCCGGCGACACCGTCGAGGTCGAGATCTCCCGCATTGGAACTTTGCGCAACAAGGTCATCGCCGAAGCGGCCTGA
- a CDS encoding VOC family protein, translated as MEITALGYIGINSSQIDQWSQMATGLLGMEQVDRGGKMRAFRMDDRKQRLIVDGSSDAGLAVMGWEVPAIAELDQLAGRLESHGVKAVRGSRALADERHVAELIAFTDPAGNRLEAFCKPELASEPFRPGRPISGFRTGAMGMGHVVLNVEDVEPLLPFYRDVLGFHVSDFGLKPYGLYFFHVNGRHHSFAMVGSGRKALHHFMVELGSLDDVGQGYDLAQMDEGRIAYTLGRHTNDHMTSFYVNTPSGFFIEYGWGGRVIDPETWQPHETFDGPSLWGHERLHMPEEQRKRMRDMRLDAAARGVRVADPRVPPLNCAWLDSVVARERPRPRRNDPIP; from the coding sequence ATGGAAATCACCGCGCTCGGCTATATCGGAATCAACTCATCCCAGATCGACCAGTGGAGCCAGATGGCGACCGGGCTGCTCGGGATGGAGCAGGTCGATCGCGGCGGCAAGATGCGCGCCTTCCGCATGGACGATCGCAAGCAGCGCCTGATCGTCGACGGCAGCAGCGATGCCGGGCTCGCGGTGATGGGGTGGGAAGTTCCGGCGATCGCCGAACTGGACCAATTGGCCGGACGCCTGGAAAGCCATGGCGTCAAGGCGGTCCGTGGATCACGCGCGCTCGCTGACGAGCGGCATGTTGCCGAGCTGATCGCGTTCACTGACCCCGCCGGCAATCGGCTGGAGGCTTTTTGCAAGCCGGAGCTTGCGAGCGAGCCTTTCAGGCCGGGCCGCCCGATCTCGGGTTTCCGCACCGGCGCGATGGGCATGGGACATGTCGTGCTCAATGTTGAGGACGTCGAGCCGCTGCTGCCGTTCTATCGCGACGTGCTCGGCTTCCACGTCTCCGATTTCGGACTGAAGCCTTACGGGCTTTATTTCTTTCACGTCAACGGCCGCCACCACTCCTTTGCCATGGTCGGCTCTGGGCGCAAGGCGCTGCATCATTTCATGGTCGAGCTCGGCAGCCTCGACGATGTCGGGCAGGGCTATGATCTCGCGCAGATGGATGAGGGGCGCATCGCCTACACGCTGGGCAGGCACACCAACGACCACATGACCTCGTTCTATGTAAATACGCCCTCCGGCTTCTTCATCGAATATGGCTGGGGCGGGCGCGTCATCGATCCCGAGACCTGGCAGCCGCACGAGACCTTTGATGGGCCCTCGCTGTGGGGCCACGAACGGCTCCATATGCCGGAAGAGCAGCGCAAGCGCATGCGCGACATGCGGCTCGATGCGGCCGCCCGCGGCGTCCGCGTCGCCGATCCGCGTGTGCCGCCGCTCAATTGCGCGTGGCTGGACTCCGTGGTCGCGCGCGAACGACCGCGGCCACGCCGCAACGATCCAATACCCTAG